Genomic window (Oryza sativa Japonica Group chromosome 3, ASM3414082v1):
agttagacatatttcacatttgagtttttccaagtaagttgttcctatttgtagtctttatatGCATTCAAGACTTGAAtcaagagataaattaaatgtttgattagaaCCCAAAGAGTCAtttaaatactcattggttgcatgcttgcatttactccttgattttgtaacatctaagatgatttaatttctccttggtcttagtgacaaaagtaataggtataacttttgtggatggagggagtatcttacTAAGAAATCATGACATGAGCCATCACTATCTAATTGATGCTGTCTGCAGATGTCTGTAGATCTGAAACGAGGAGAAACTCTGCCAATTCATATAAATATGTCATTTCCCTCTCTACCATGTGAAGGTCAGTTATTGATTAAATGCATCCTTATCAGTTCGATATGAGGTTTCTTTTCAACGTTGGTTTGCAAGGAGATTATGGTTTGACCTTTTTCCCCTGGCTCTTTTGTTTAGTCTTGAGTGTGGATGCAATTGACATGTCTGGCAAGCATGAAGTGGACTTGCATACAAATATTTGGAAGGTACCACCTGACATGAACACTTTGTTACTCTGTGACTTAGTGTATGTTCTATAATAGACAAATTCAGTAGTTGCACTAATTATCCTCATTGCTTATGACGCGGTAATAATAAATCCCTTAATTATGGATAATAACACATACTCGCTATCCATGGTGCAGTCATAGTATTCATGCACCTAGAAGGGAACATTTTCTTTTAGCCGTTGACTGGCAGTGCATGCCTTGCTCTAGTGCAAGCAGTATTCTTCATTtttacaaaacaaatatattttttcccaACAAAAGTTGTACCATAGTATTTTTCTCAATTCAGTATCTGGCACTCATATAATGTTTCTAACCTTACCTCTTCTGCTGAATGCAGCTTCGCTTGGATAAGTATGGCCATATCATTGGTACGGAGTATTTAAATGATCTAGTTGAGAAGGAGCATGGGACTCACAATCATGGTATACTCTGCTGCTTCCATAAAGATAAAACTAATGTACACTGAACTGCCATATGAATTATTGTTGTTTCAGTCCCTAGTGTGTACATTGTTTCCTTCTTTTGCTCACTGTAAATTGCAGCTCGCTAGTAATAGTTGTTTGCAGTTATAATTGTGGTCCAATTATCCAAACAATACTTTAAGTAATATATTAAGGACACAGATCTAGGGAAACCCTTGAGACAACAAATTAACTAAATCTATTGACAATATGTTATAGTCAGAATGTCCCATTTGATGCGCCAACATGCTTTATACTGATTTAGTTAAAATGTCTGATGTGATGGAGAAATATGCTTTATTTAGAATGTTCCATTAAGTACGTAGCCTGGAATGGGTTCAAGCATGGAAACAGTGTTTCTTAGTAATATAATGTTTGCCTTTCTTAGTATATAAGTtcaagcaaaaaagaaaattgaTTGCAACAATGTGCTATCGAGCTTGCTTTGGTACTTTCTGGAAAGATGTACCAGCCACCCAAAAAAAATGGTTCCAATAATTAGCTATTTAGCTTGCTGTCATGGTCAAACATTGTCTTTGCTGAAAAATTATCATTGGAAAGAATTAATTCTCGTTTCGAGTAACATATGGATTGTCATTTGGGAAGGTGGGAGGAGGGATGGTGATGTAGAACTTACCATCACTGTCATTAACTCGAATACTTTTAGTAGAGATAAAAAACAATCAAATCTAGTTATTTTATTGGGATTATCTacttaagtaaaaaaaaaccctaccTTATCGCTTCTTAATGTGAAACTTTCCCCTTGAAAACACAGTTTAGTTGACAATCTCTTGGCGCTTATTTTTCTATACATAATAAGCTAGTGGTTTAACAGATCATGACCATGAGCATGAAGATGAACAAAAGAAGCAAGAGCACACCTTTAATGAAGATGCAGAAAAAATGGTTAAGAGTGTGAAACAAGCAATGGAAAATGGTGAAGGGTGCCGAGTAAGATATTTCTCTACCAGTATCCTTTAATTTATGGAATGGTATTATTAAGGCTATTATCATCAGGCATACCATGTACTTGTTAAAACATTTTGCTTTCAATTTTCACAGGTTTATGGTGTTCTAGATGTGCAGAGGGTTGCTGGTAACTTCCATATCTCGGTTCATGGTTTGAACATTTTTGTTGCTGAGAAGGTTATTCATCTAAAactgcatattttttttacttctgtGCTTCCATCTGTATGCTTTTTGCTGTGAAATATGTTAATTTCTTTTTGTATGAAGTTGCCAGGATTATTGTATAAGCTTCTAGGTTTTCAGTTTATGACAGATCATGTTCACAAGGGTTTAAAATTATTCAACTAAAAATCCCTTCAGAAACTATTGAAACCAGCCAGCTCCTACTTCCTGGTAATGCCATATTGGACAAGTGCTTTGTGCATCTTGTACAAGACTTCCTAAAACTGTCCACAATTAGGATAATGTTTTAATGGTAAACAGATGCTAGTGATTACGAGAGAAGGAAAATAACACAACCtaatgataataataataataagttaGCCAGTAAACAACTCAATACTCACCAGTTTGGTGCACACCAGATCAAGCTGGGATTGGAACAAAAAAAAGGACGTGGGAAGTATCTTCTTTTGGCCATCACATTATATAATTGTCAGCTTATATGAACCACAATATTTTCTTTACATTGGATGTGCTTATGTCTCTTcgatttttatgaaaaatatgcaTTAAAAAGCAACCACCTAGGTAGCTAGGCGGTGCACTACTGCCTAAGGCGCCTAATTGATTTATTATGCCGCATAGGTGGCTTGCTAGCCCCGTCTTATGGTGTACTACActctggtatgccgcctaactAGCACATAAAGGCCTCAGTGATTTCAACCTCTTTTTGTGCTACCTATAAATAAGTGTTTTATGCTTTTATTTGTATTGTTATTACTCTCTATGTAAATTTTCATTTTCATCTGTTGTATGTAGATTTTTGATGGGTCAAGCCATGTGAACGTCAGTCATATCATCCATGATCTATCCTTTGGTCCAAAATATCCTGGAATTCATAATCCACTGGATGAGACTACAAGGATACTCCATGATACAAGTGGGACCTTCAAATACTATATCAAGGTGAGTTTGAGTAGTCATTCATTTAGTAGTTCATGTCCAGACAGCAATTTGCAAGTTCCAACATGGACAAGGCTTGCGAAAGAGGATGCAATCATGAAAATAGAAGTTCACATATATGCATAATTCAAAATCATCTATGGATCCTTGTGGAAAAGAACTCCATCCCTCCTCCAACTTTTTTGTCCTTTTGCTACAAACCTATGTAAATCGTTCTTTGGAGCTGTTTCACCATCAGATCAGATGGAAATCCATCACATTATTTGTTTGAGAAGAAGTGTCCTCATCTGTTGTAATTGATATGCAGATTGTTCCAACCGAGTACAGATACCTCTCAAAGCAGGTGTTGCCAACAAATCAGTTTTCTGTCACCGAGTATTTTGTTCCTAAACGCGCTACTGATAGGTCCGCGTGGCCAGGTAACTCTCCCTTCACTACAAGCGTGGTATATTCATCTGTTTCCAGGACTAATATGTTTTCCTTCTGCAGCTGTGTACTTCTTGTATGATCTCTCACCAATTACAGTCAcaatcaaagaagaaagaaggaacTTCCTGCATTTCCTCACCCGACTATGTGCAGTTCTTGGCGGTACCTTTGCAATGACAGGTATGCCTCCACAGCCTACAAGAATGTGTGTTTTAAAAGCATGCTGGTGTTAGGGATTGGCGTCAGTAGCAATAGTTCATTGGTAATCTCATATGCATGATTTTAgagtgttattttttttaaaaaaaaagggagtaATAATAACAATTTCACTCTAAAACTGATACCAATTCTGTCATCCTACGATACAGGAATGCTTGACCGATGGATGTACCGGCTTATTGAGTCTGTCACAAAATCAAAGACCAGAAGCGTACTACGGTAATTGCGCATCACATGATAAGTGGAGGCAAACTGTGACAACCCTGTGTGTTGTCACTGGTCATACAAATCAGTCAGAGCATATCGTCTCAGATACGGTCAACCCCAGTGGGTTTTCATGTTTTGATATGCTCTATGGCTCGATTGCTTAAAATACTTATGTTGTTAGCTTTGTCATTAATCACTCATGTTAGACTGGCACGGACTCATAACAGTTTTGTAATCAATGATTCccacaaatcggaggtgccaaCGTCGTGTGATCATGGAGAAACAAATCCCAGTATAGCCTGATAATTCcaaaaaagcagaaaaaaaatcaacatataaAACTTTGATACTCTTGCATCACGGACCAACTGAACGTTTGTTTCGTAGACAAATTGTTAGTCAagtatatttttaattccggttTATAGAATTAGGTTAATGATATTTCAGAATGTTACGTTACAACCTTGAACTCCTGAGTTTATAAACCTTGTTGGGCAAACAAAAATACACAAGCACGACATGCAACTAAAACTTGCAACATCCAACATGGACCAAAGTTTCTCGTTATACAGGTAATCTAGCTATACAGTTAGTTGGCAATATGAGTTTTGAAAGATGAAAACAGTTACATAGTGGATGATTACAAAACGTGTATCTGGCTAAACAAAGATGCGCCTATCCCGTCTACCCAAAGACCTGAACAGTGTAATCTGTACATTACCAGGCCACTGGCTGATAATTATTCTCTACAGAATGTCGTTCTGAGTTTCTGGCTTGTACGTATAACTGCATGACCTACAAACACTACATGGAGCTATTTTCTgaacgtgtatatatatagctgcATATCAGAAGGTGAGTGCTACTTCAGCTGGTTCGAAATACGCATCAACAATCAACATCCTATGATATCGATAATTCAGTCTGAGAATCCTCCACTTGATCTACAACTGGAGCTTCACATGGCTAATTGGTTATGCACATGAGCGGATGAGCCAGGATATCAGTGTGTCAGTTGTACCCTCCTGGCAGTAGGTCCTCATGAGTCTACTCTTGAGCATGCCTGCACTATTTGTATTCATCATTCAATACCCAACACTGGAAAATTCACCACAATTCATACATAACTATAATATGAATATAAACCTATACGGAAAATCATATTGAAAATTTGAAGTCGATGATGATTGCAAGGATGACAGGTGCTGC
Coding sequences:
- the LOC4334335 gene encoding uncharacterized protein codes for the protein MGRIPSLKNFNAFPHAEDHLLKKTYSGAIVTIFGLIIMVTLFAHELKFYLTTYTVHQMSVDLKRGETLPIHINMSFPSLPCEVLSVDAIDMSGKHEVDLHTNIWKLRLDKYGHIIGTEYLNDLVEKEHGTHNHDHDHEHEDEQKKQEHTFNEDAEKMVKSVKQAMENGEGCRVYGVLDVQRVAGNFHISVHGLNIFVAEKIFDGSSHVNVSHIIHDLSFGPKYPGIHNPLDETTRILHDTSGTFKYYIKIVPTEYRYLSKQVLPTNQFSVTEYFVPKRATDRSAWPAVYFLYDLSPITVTIKEERRNFLHFLTRLCAVLGGTFAMTGMLDRWMYRLIESVTKSKTRSVLR